Genomic DNA from Nonomuraea rubra:
GCCGTTGGGAACACCGGTCAGGCGGACCGGACCGCCCTGGCGGGCCAGGGCGGCCATCGGGCCGGGCCCGAGCTCGTCCCACCGGCGGATCGCGGCGGGCGGGCTCTGCGGCGGCTCGACGTGCAGCACGGCGTCGAACCGGTACCGGGTCAGCTCCGTGTCCGCCGTGAGCGTCTTGGCGAACAGGCTGACGGTGAGCCGCCGGCCCGCGCTCGCGGCCACCGCGGCGAGGGTCGCGGGGTCGAACAGCAGCTCGGTGTCGGCGGCGGCCCGGTCCGCCGAACCGGGTTCGAGCCTGCTGTAGTGCTCGTCGAGCAGCCCGGAGTGGCGTACGTCCCCGACGACGACGGTTCCCGCCGGGGCCACGAGGCCGATGGCGTCGTGGAGCACGGCCGCCAGGTACTCCACGCTGGGGAAGCACTGGGTGACGGAGTTGAGGAGCACGCAGTCGGGCCGCTCGCCGAGCCGGGCCAGGGCGGCGCGCACGGTGCCGCCGTTGATCTCGTGGGCGGCCGCCCGTACGACCGTGACGCCGTCCAGGCCGAGCCCGTTCAGCCGGGTCACGACGTGCTCGGAGAGGTCGGTCCCCACGTAGCCCTTGAGGTGGGGGTGGAGGCGGTGCAGCAGCATGCCGGTTCCGCAGCCGAGTTCGAGCAGGCGGGACGGCTGGTGCCGCAGGACGAGCTCGGCGGTGCGGTCGGCCCACTCGGCCATGTGATCGGCGGGCAGCGGGCGGCCGGTGCCGGTGGCGCGCCAGCCGGACAGGTCGAGGTCGGGGCGGTGTGCGCCCTCGCCGGAGCTGTAGGTCCAGTCGTAGACCTCTCCCCAGTGTTCGAGGTGCTCCGCCACCAGGTCACCGAGGACGGGCAGGCGTCCCGGCTCGTGCCGCACCGCCGTCGCCGCGGGGTCGGCGGTGACGACGAGCCCGCCCGTTCCGGCCGGGTCCACGCGGGCGATCCAGGGGTGGGCGAGCAGAGGTTCATGGGGCGTCAAGGGCTGGCCTCCGGTCATCGTCGGGGGAACGGGAATGGGGATGCAGCCGGCCGTCTTCCGTACGGAGCACGCGGTCGGCGCGGGCGGCGACGGCCGGGTCGTGGGTGACCGCGAGGACGGCGAGGCCGGTCTCGTGGCGCAGCGTGTCGATGAGGTCGAGGACCTGGGCGGCGGTCCGGGTGTCGAGGGCGGCGGTGATCTCGTCGGCCAGCAGCACGGCGGGCTCTCCCGCGAGTGCCCGGGCGAGCGCGACCCGCTGGCGTTGCCCGCCGGAGAGCGCGGCCGGGTAGCGATGTGCCAGGTCCTCCGGGAGGCCGACGGTGGCCAGCAGCCGGAGTGCCCCTGCGCGGGCGGTCCGGCGAGGCAGCCCGCGCAGGGTGCGCAGCGGGCGGGCGAGTGCCGCGCCGACGGTGCGGGCCGGGTTGAGCACGTCGAGGGGGTTCTGCCCGACCAGGGCCAGCGTCCGCACGGCGGCCGGGCTCCGCTCGATCACCGGCCAGGGCAGCGGCCGCCCGGCCACCGTGGCCTGGCCTTGTTCGGCGGGGTGCAGTCCGGCGAGCGCGCGCAACAGCGTGCTCTTGCCCGAGCCGGACGGCCCGAGCAGCGCCACGGCCTCCCCTGCCCGGATCGCGAGGTGCACGTCCGACAGCATCGGTGTCCCGCCTGGCGGCTGCGAGATCGTCATCCCGCGCACCTCCAGCACCGGCTCGCCTGCGATCACCGTGGGAGGGATCGCGGTCCTGGGCGCCGGGTCCGTCCCCTCGCCGGGGCCGAGCCGTACGACGTGGTCGGCCAGTTCGCGCACCAGGCCCCGGTCGTGGGAGACGACGAGGGTCACCGAGCGGCCGTCGCCGCGGCGGCGCCGTACGCGCGCCAGGGCGAGGGCGAGCGCGGCCGGGTCGAGCGCGCTGGTGGGTTCGTCCAGCACGAGCAGCTCTGGGTCCGCCGCCAGGGCGCGGGCGAGCGCCACGCGCTGCGCCTGCCCGCCCGAGAGCTGGTGTGGGCGGCGGTGGCCGAGGACGGCGGGGTCCAGACCCACCTCGGCGAGCGCCCGCTCCGCCGCTCCCGCGTCACGCGCGGACCCGGTCAGGGCCTCGCGCACGGCTGCCCGCGCGTCCAGCAGGGGATGCAGCGCGGAGGCTGGGTCCTGGCCGAGGAAGCCGACGGTGCGGCGCCGCCAGCGGCGCGGGGACCGCATCGGGGTGCCGTGCCATTCGATCCGGCCGCTGACCTGCCTCAGGCCGGGCGGCAGCGCGCCCAGCACGGCCCGCAGCACGGTCGTCTTGCCCGCCCCGGACGGTCCCACCAGGGCGAGCACCTCGCCGGGCGCGATCCGCAGGCTCAGCCGATCGACGATCACCGTTCCCGCCCTGTCGGTGACCGTGAGCTCGCGAACGGTCAGCCCGTCCCGGCCGCTCATGGGAGGCCGTCCCGGGTGGCGAGGACGTGTGCGAATGCCGCCACGCTGCCGGCCAGGACCGCCAGGGCCACCGCCGGCGCGATCGCCGCCGCGGCGTTCAGCCCCAGGCCCTGGAGGTTCTCGCGGAGCATGGCGGCCCAGTCGGGCGCGGGCGGCGCCGGTCCGAAGCCGAGGACGTTGAGGGCGGCGGCGAGCTGCACGGCCAGCACCAGCCGCTGGCCGAGGTCCGCGCCGACGAGCCCGGCGTGCGCGGGCAGGACCTCGCGCAGCAGTACGGCACCGGCCCGCTCCCCGCGCGACAGCGCCGCCTCCACGTAGCCGGCGTGCCTGGCCGCGGCCGTTGCGTCGGCGACCACCCGCAGGGTCAGCGGCGTGCCGCCGAGCACGGTGCCGGCGACCACGGCCGCGGGGCCGGGCAGCGCCACCACCGCGAGCAGGGCGAGCAGCAGCAGGGGCAGGGCCAGCAGCAGGTCGGCGGCCCCGGCCGCGGTACGCCCGAGCCGGCCGCGGCTCCATCCCACCCACAACCCGCCGGCCACCCCCAGGGCCGAGGCCGTCGACGCGGCGGCCAGCGCGGTCAGGGTCAGGTCCCTGCCGCCGGCCAGCACCCTGGCGAGCACGTCCCTGCCCAGCGCGTCGGCGCCGAGCGGCAGGCCGGGCGCGGGCCCGGCCCACGGCGGCGCGACGATCGCGACCGGGTCGTGCCCGCCCGCCGCCCCGCCGCCGGCCGTGTCGAGGAGCACGGCCCCGCCGCCGGCCGTGTCGAGGAGGACGGTCCCGCCACCGAGCGCTACGAGGAGCACGGCTCCGGTCAAGGCCCCGAGGACGAGCGCGGCACGCGAGCGGCGCCGTCCCCCGGCATTCTGCCCGGCACGGACGTCCTGCCCAGCACGAATGTCCTTCCCGGCACGGACGTTCTGCCCCGCGCGGGCGTTCGGGGTCGGCCCGGTGGAGCCGTTCGCGTGCTTCATGGGCGTGCCGTTTCCCGACGCCGGCCGGGGGCGGCGGCGTCGGCGGCGGTGAGGCCGGCCACGACGACGGCGGCGGCCAGCAGGGCGACGCTCTGGACGACCGGCACGTCCCTCGTCGAGATGGCCGTGACCAGCAGCTCCCCCAGCCCGGCCAGCCCGAACAGGGTCTCCGCCACGGCGGTGCCCGCGACCAGCCCGCCGAGGGTGACGGCGAGGAGCCGGGTGGCGGGCGCCGCGATCATCGGCAGCACGTACCGGAGCACGATCGTGGCGGGCGGCAGGCCGCGCAGCTCGGCGTCACGCACGTAGGGCCGGGTCACCACGTCCCCGATCGCCCCGCGGAGCAGGGCGGCGCCGTACGCGGCGATCGGGAGCGCGAGCGTGAGCACGGGAAGCGCGAGCAGATCGGGCCGGCTCCAGGCGGGCTCTCCGGCGGGCAGCATCGAGACCGGCGGGAACAGCCCCCAGCCCGCCGACAGCCAGGCCACCAGCGCGGCGGCCACCACGGCCTGGGGCAGCGCCGCCCCTGCCACGATGACGGCGTTCGCCGGGTGCCGCAGCCACCCGGGCCCGCGTACGGCGGCCCAGGCCAGGGCCGCCGTGAGGGGCACGCCGACGGCCAGCGCCAGCACGGCCAGGGTGAGCGTCACGCCGGCCCGCTGCGCGACCAGCTCGCCGATCGGCCGGCCGGTGATGAGCGACACTCCCGGATCGCCGGTCAGCACGCCCGCCAGCCAGTCCAGGTAGCGGACGTGGAGGGGACGGTCCAGCCCCTGCTCCGCCCGCAACCGGGCCAGCTCCCCCGGCCCGGCACGGCCGCCGCCGAGGACGTCCGCCGCGTCACCCGGTAGCGCCGCCGTGCACAGGAAGATCACCACCGAGGCGGCGGCCATCAGCAGCACAGCCCTGGCCGGCACGCGGGCGGGCCACGGCATTCGCGACACCTCAGCCGTCCAGGCTCACCTGGTCGATGAACGCCGAGGCGAAGCCGATCCCCTCGGGCACGCCGCTCAGCCCGGCCCTTGCCAGGTCAAGGCGGTCGCTGAGCGCCCAGATCGCGTAGCCGCCCTGGTCGCGGAGCTCCGCCTGGAGGTCACCGAGGAGCGCGCGCCGCTCGGTGTCGTCCGGCTCGGCCAGGGCCTTGCCGAGCTTCGCCGACCAGGTGCGGTCCTGCCATGCCGTCTCGTTGGTCGGGGAGCCGGGCGTGAGCGCCACCCGCACCACGTCGAGGAACGGGATGCCTCCCAGGTAGCTGAGGTAGAAGGGTTTGCGGGCGTAGACGGCGGAGAAGTAGGTGTCGGCCGGCTCCACGGCCACCTTCACCCGCATCCCGATCTCGGCGAGCTGCTGGGCGATCAGCGTGGCGGCGCTGTCCATGCCCGGGTAGGCGGTGGTGGTGTGCAGCGTGAGGTCGACGCCGTCCGCGAGCCCTGCCTCCGACATCAGCTTCCTGGCCTGGGCGAGGTCGCGGGTGCGCTGGCGCAGGGTCGCCGGGCTGGTCGGGTCCTTGGGGGTGATGAGGTCGTTGCCGATCTCGCCGTAGCCGAGGAAGACGGTGTCCAGGAGCTGCTGCCGGTCGAGGGCGAGCCGGACGGCCTGGCGTACCCGCAGGTCGTCGAACGGCTTGGTGTCCAGGCGCATGACCAGCGGGTACAGGGTGGCGCCCGGGCGGCGCAGCAGCCGTACCGCGCTGTTGCCCTCCTGCTGCCTGGCCAGCGTGGCGGGCACTCCCCCGGCCAGGTCGACCTGGCCGGACAGCAGTGCCTGGGCGCGTGCCTGCGGGTCGGGCACGGCGCGTACCTCGATGGTGCTGGCGGGCGGCTTGGGGCCCCACCAGTCGTCGTTGCGCTCGTACACCACCGCTTGGGCGCCGCCCTTGTCCGTCGGACGGAACGGGCCGGAGCCCGGCACCGGCTTGCCGAAGTCGTCGCTGCCCTCCGGCACGACGAACGTCGCGCCCTCCAGCGCCTTGCCGACCTCGGCGTAGGGCTTCCTGGTCACCAGCTCGAAGGTGGTGTCGTCGATCGTCGTGGAGGCGTCGAGGTCGAACATGGCCATGCGCCCGAAGTTCTCCGCCGCCTTCCTGCCCATCCTGCGCAGCGAGAACAGCGCGTCGGCGGCCCTGACCGGGCGGCCGTCGGAGAAGGTGGCGTCGCCGCGGATGGTGACGCGCCACCTGGTCAGGGTGGCGTCGGGCCGCCACGCGGTCGCCAGGCGCGGCTTGGTGGAGCCGTCGGCGCCGGGAACGGTGAGGACGTCGTAGGTCAGGGCCATCCTGACGACGTCGCTCTCGCCGGGCAGCAGACCGTGCGGGTCGGTGACGGCGTTGGAGGGCGAGCCGGGCGCGGCGTAGCGCACGGTACCGGTCGCGGTGCTCTTGGCCGGTGAGGAGCCTGGCGCGGTCCCGGAGCAGCCCGCCAGGAGGGCGACCGCGGTGACGACCGCCGCTGACCGGCGGCGGAGCTGGGTGTGCATGGTTACCTTTCTCGAAGTCGCGCCAGCGCCCTGTCGAGCGCGGCGTTGATCTGGCGGGCCACGGCGGGCAGCGCGGGAGGGTGCAGCAGGCCGTAGTGGTGGGCGTCCACGCCGGTGGCCTCGACGGGTCCGGCCAGGTAGCGTCCCCAGCCGAGGTCGGGCCGGCCCGGCGGGGTGTCGTCGACGCCCATCCCGATGCCCGAGTTGCGGGGTGAGGGCCGCTCTGCCCGGATCAGCAGGGTGACCGTGTCCGGGTCGGCCAGGCGGCCCGGGGTGTGGGCGGCCAGCGCGCGCAGGTGCCTGGCGAACACGGCCACCCGCCCCGCCAGGTCCTCGCCGCGGCCGAGCAGCCGGTGCTCGCGCAGCCGGTCGGCGACCGCGCTCATGCGCCGCTCCTCCGGCACGTCGCCGATGCTCAGGTCGATGCCGAGGTACGCCTCCAGGGCGTGCAGGTGCCGGACCGTCACCTGCCATTCGATCTCGGCGGCGCCGTGGCCGGGGACCTCGCGGATGAGCGCGGGGTCGTTGGAGTCGAGCAGCGCCAGCAGCGCGGTGTGGCGGCCTGTGGCGTGCAGGTGCCGGGCCATCTCCTGGGCCACGGTGCCGCCCATCGACCAGCCGCCCAGCAGCCAGGGGCCCTCCCCCGGGCCGCCGGAGGCGTCGATCGCCCGCACGTACTGCTCGGCGATGCCCTCGACGGTCTCCGGCCCCGGGCCGTACGCGCCGGCCAGCTCGGGGTCGGCGAGCGCCACGACGTTCACTCGGGGGTCCAGCAGCCGGGACAGCTCGGCGTAGCACAGCACGTCGCCGCCCGAGGGGTGGGCGAGGTACAGGGTGGGGCGGGGCTCTCCGCCCGGCTCGGCACGCAGCGGCAGCACGATGTCCCGTACGGGGCTCGCCGCGACCGGACGTGGTGCGGTCTCGATGGAGGAGGGGACGCCGTCGCCGGGCGGTCGTGCCGCGACGGCGTGGCCCGGCTCGGGCCTGGTCCAGGCGGCGGGCGATCCGGCCAGCTCGCGCACCTGGGCCACGTGGCCGGCGATCGCCGCCTCCAGCTCGTCGGCCGGCAGGACGCCGTCCAGGGCGTCCCATTGCAGGCGCAGCTCGCCGTCGTGTTCGAGCACCTGGTGGTCGAGCCAGGTCTGCGGGGTCTGGGAGAGCGCGTACACCTGCTCGCCCGCCCACTCCAGGTGGCCGCCGCCGTCCACCAGGTCCGTGATGCCGAGCGCGCTGGTGAACACCACGGGCACCGGCCGTACCTCTCCCGTCCTGGCGGCCTGCTCGGCGAGCACGTCCAGTGCGGAGAAGCCCCGGTGGTCGAGGTCCTCGAACATCCGCCCCTGGGTGGCCGCGGCCCGGCCGGCGAAGGCGGCGGCGGGCTCGGCGGGCACCTCGTGCAGCAGCAGGGAGGTGAAGTCGCCGACCACCCGGTTGACGTGCGGGTGGATGGCCGGGCGGTCGAAGAGGGTGAGCGTCACGCAGAACCCGGCCGATCCCGACCAGCGGGCCAGCGCGTCGGCGTAGACGGTCAGCAGCGCCGCCGCCGGGGTGACCCGGTGCCGGGCGGCGGCCTCCCTGAACGCCGCCCACTCGCCGGGGGTGAGCCGCGCCGAGCGGCGTACGAACCTGGGGGGCGTCCCGTCCGGATCGCGGACCGGCAGGCGGGGCGGGCCGGGAAGCGTGCCGAGGCGCCGGCGCCAGTAGCGTGCGGCGCGGTCGTCGCCCCGGCGCTCCAGGGCGGCGGCGCAGGCCGCCGGGTGCAGCTCCAGCGGCGGCAGCGGGACGTCAGGACGGGTGTAGAGGGCGTGCAGCTCGGACTCGATGATCCACCAGCTGGCGGCGTCGCAGATGAGCACGTCCACCCCGATGAAGAGCCTGATCACGTCTCCGGGCAGCCGGGCCGCCTGGATCTGCGCCAGCGGCCAGCGGTCGGGCGGGCCGGGCCTGGTGGACAGCCTCTCCCGCAGGACCGCCAGCCGCTCCGCCCGGCGCTCCGGGGTCATCGCGGTCAGGTCGTGCGTCCTGATCCGGTAGCGCGGCAGGTCGTCCAGCACGCGCAGGCGTCCCTCGGGCGTGGCCACGGCGCGGAGCATGGGGTGGCGGTTCACGACCTGGTTCCACGCCTCCTCGAAACGGGCGAGGTCGAGGCCGTGGCAGTCGTACTCCAGGGAGAAGTGGCAGGGCAGGTCTCCCCACTGGTAGCCGCCGTTCCGCCCGATCCAGTAGGCGTGCTGGACGCGGGTCATCGCGAAGGTGCCGTCGCCGTCGAGGACGTCCTCCGCCGGTGTGACCTCCGGGTCCGGCCCGGAGCCCGCCGATTCGAGCAGCTTGGCCATT
This window encodes:
- a CDS encoding ABC transporter ATP-binding protein → MSGRDGLTVRELTVTDRAGTVIVDRLSLRIAPGEVLALVGPSGAGKTTVLRAVLGALPPGLRQVSGRIEWHGTPMRSPRRWRRRTVGFLGQDPASALHPLLDARAAVREALTGSARDAGAAERALAEVGLDPAVLGHRRPHQLSGGQAQRVALARALAADPELLVLDEPTSALDPAALALALARVRRRRGDGRSVTLVVSHDRGLVRELADHVVRLGPGEGTDPAPRTAIPPTVIAGEPVLEVRGMTISQPPGGTPMLSDVHLAIRAGEAVALLGPSGSGKSTLLRALAGLHPAEQGQATVAGRPLPWPVIERSPAAVRTLALVGQNPLDVLNPARTVGAALARPLRTLRGLPRRTARAGALRLLATVGLPEDLAHRYPAALSGGQRQRVALARALAGEPAVLLADEITAALDTRTAAQVLDLIDTLRHETGLAVLAVTHDPAVAARADRVLRTEDGRLHPHSRSPDDDRRPALDAP
- a CDS encoding ABC transporter permease, coding for MPWPARVPARAVLLMAAASVVIFLCTAALPGDAADVLGGGRAGPGELARLRAEQGLDRPLHVRYLDWLAGVLTGDPGVSLITGRPIGELVAQRAGVTLTLAVLALAVGVPLTAALAWAAVRGPGWLRHPANAVIVAGAALPQAVVAAALVAWLSAGWGLFPPVSMLPAGEPAWSRPDLLALPVLTLALPIAAYGAALLRGAIGDVVTRPYVRDAELRGLPPATIVLRYVLPMIAAPATRLLAVTLGGLVAGTAVAETLFGLAGLGELLVTAISTRDVPVVQSVALLAAAVVVAGLTAADAAAPGRRRETARP
- a CDS encoding ABC transporter permease subunit, whose protein sequence is MKHANGSTGPTPNARAGQNVRAGKDIRAGQDVRAGQNAGGRRRSRAALVLGALTGAVLLVALGGGTVLLDTAGGGAVLLDTAGGGAAGGHDPVAIVAPPWAGPAPGLPLGADALGRDVLARVLAGGRDLTLTALAAASTASALGVAGGLWVGWSRGRLGRTAAGAADLLLALPLLLLALLAVVALPGPAAVVAGTVLGGTPLTLRVVADATAAARHAGYVEAALSRGERAGAVLLREVLPAHAGLVGADLGQRLVLAVQLAAALNVLGFGPAPPAPDWAAMLRENLQGLGLNAAAAIAPAVALAVLAGSVAAFAHVLATRDGLP
- a CDS encoding ABC transporter substrate-binding protein, which produces MHTQLRRRSAAVVTAVALLAGCSGTAPGSSPAKSTATGTVRYAAPGSPSNAVTDPHGLLPGESDVVRMALTYDVLTVPGADGSTKPRLATAWRPDATLTRWRVTIRGDATFSDGRPVRAADALFSLRRMGRKAAENFGRMAMFDLDASTTIDDTTFELVTRKPYAEVGKALEGATFVVPEGSDDFGKPVPGSGPFRPTDKGGAQAVVYERNDDWWGPKPPASTIEVRAVPDPQARAQALLSGQVDLAGGVPATLARQQEGNSAVRLLRRPGATLYPLVMRLDTKPFDDLRVRQAVRLALDRQQLLDTVFLGYGEIGNDLITPKDPTSPATLRQRTRDLAQARKLMSEAGLADGVDLTLHTTTAYPGMDSAATLIAQQLAEIGMRVKVAVEPADTYFSAVYARKPFYLSYLGGIPFLDVVRVALTPGSPTNETAWQDRTWSAKLGKALAEPDDTERRALLGDLQAELRDQGGYAIWALSDRLDLARAGLSGVPEGIGFASAFIDQVSLDG